A portion of the Malania oleifera isolate guangnan ecotype guangnan chromosome 3, ASM2987363v1, whole genome shotgun sequence genome contains these proteins:
- the LOC131150953 gene encoding uncharacterized protein LOC131150953 has product MGFTHFRNLAVSLILVVLVLALNFTEISGGLTITSSSFKPGRKLLQTENISESSAQSDDTVRVDPLDKFKKYRGGFDITNKHYWSSTVFTGIYGYAIGVVWLLCGIAYGGFLLISKCCCKSNKNKKLKKRTPCDKQCALWPILLVTCFTILAITASGIVLGGSARFHSRAKTVLNIIMDTANEASETIYSTTGAMKDIRDNLEASNIGVEASTFLTSTSHDLDSEAADIERQARKNRRLIDRGLKIAYIITTTTISLNLIAVIALTVFGFLRFRKALYWLIVLCWLLTAMCWLFFGVYFFLEKFAGDTCRAFSNFQQDPYNNTLSSILPCDELRSAEPVLTEVSAGIYDLVNQVNANISVLQSTLHSNLVQVCNPFSGPPDYQYQSGNCPANTVPIRDIPQVLKIFTCSNTNNGTCKTGEFISASDFKTAEAYTSSLQNLLDAYPEMESLVDCQLVKDAFSEILLNHCKPLKRYVRMVWIAMIFLSVIMVALILIWVKKAHHEQRHHFSDGSVKPHSTSAHMMDRGTTKAINNTSNSSSVL; this is encoded by the exons ATGGGCTTCACACATTTCAGGAATTTGGCCGTCTCCCTAATTTTGGTGGTGCTAGTTTTAGCCTTAAATTTCACAGAAATTTCAGGAGGACTAACAATCACTTCGAGTAGTTTCAAGCCAG GTAGAAAATTGCTTCAAACAGAAAATATCTCAGAATCCAGTGCACAGTCTGATGATACCGTAAGGGTGGATCCTCTGGataaattcaagaaatacagaggAGGATTTGACATCACAAACAAGCATTATTGGAGT TCAACAGTATTCACAGGAATTTATGGATACGCCATTGGAGTGGTATGGCTTTTGTGTGGCATTGCATATGGAGGATTTCTGCTAATATCCAAATGCTGTTGTAAAAGTAACAAGAATAAAAAGCTGAAGAAAAGAACTCCTTGTGACAAGCAATGTGCTCTCTGGCCTATTCTCTTGGTTACATGCTTCACAATCCTGGCAAT AACAGCATCAGGGATAGTTCTTGGGGGAAGTGCAAGGTTCCATTCAAGAGCAAAAACTGTGTTGAACATCATCATGGATACCGCAAATGAGGCATCAGAAACCATATACAGCACAACAGGAGCAATGAAAGACATAAGAGATAACTTAGAAGCATCTAATATAGGTGTTGAGGCCTCTACCTTCCTTACCTCCACATCACATGATCTGGACTCTGAAGCTGCAGATATAGAGAGGCAAGCAAGAAAAAATAGGCGATTGATAGACAGGGGCTTGAAGATAGC GTACATAATAACAACTACAACCATTTCCCTAAACTTGATTGCTGTGATTGCTCTAACAG TCTTTGGATTTCTGCGGTTTCGGAAGGCACTTTACTG GCTTATTGTGCTGTGCTGGTTACTGACAGCAATGTGCTGGTTGTTTTTTGGGGTGTATTTCTTCCTAGAAAA gtTTGCAGGTGACACATGCAGAGCTTTTAGTAATTTCCAACAAGATCCCTACAACAATACCTTGAGCTCAATCCTTCCCTGTGATGAATTACGTTCAGCAGAGCCAGTCCTGACTGAAGTCAGTGCAGGGATCTATGACCTCGTTAATCAG GTTAACGCAAACATATCAGTCCTGCAATCAACATTACATTCAAATCTTGTTCAAGTCTGCAATCCATTCTCAGGACCACCAGACTACCAATACCAGTCAGGAAACTGTCCAGCTAATACAGTACCAATACGAGATATTCCACAG gTATTGAAGATATTTACTTGCTCCAACACCAACAACGGAACCTGTAAAACTGGGGAATTCATCTCTGCTAGTGATTTTAAAACAGCGGAGGCTTACACTAGTTCACTTCAGAATCTTCTAGACGCATATCCTGAGATGGAAAGCTTGGTAGACTGTCAGTTGGTGAAGGATGCCTTTTCTGAGATCCTTCTCAACCACTGCAAACCATTAAAGAGATATGTCCGCATGGTTTGGATAGCAATGATTTTTCTGTCAGTGATCATGGTGGCTTTGATACTAATATGGGTAAAAAAAGCCCATCACGAGCAGAGACATCACTTTTCTGATGGTTCAGTGAAACCCCATTCCACATCAGCACATATGATGGATAGAGGAACAACCAAAGCAATCAACAATACCTCAAATTCTAGTTCAGTCCTGTAA